TGACGGATTGTTCAAGATCCATTTTTCTCAATGAAATAAatagcggaaagatgaggcatttgcttttatgaaacctgtgatgcaatgtttatgaatggtatgtttatgaatatgcaatgttttcaagggaTTAAAGGACTTTTAACGCATatcagaaagaaaataaaataaaataatatattaatttaaaaaggaaactcGTGGTCTTGTAGAATTAGTAGTTACATCAAAGGGTactgaaaataaataacatagaaaTAAAAGAAATCAGTCTCCAAGTCGAAGCTTTCTATTTAAACTTCGGATCTCTTCCTTGTGAGCTTTAATCATCTCGTTTCTCTCTTGGACAAGCCTATCGATCTCTTGTTCCCAAGATTGTATCTGATCTGGAGAAACGAAGTCATCAATCTTCCACTTGcgggagaaatagtcaagcatgcTATCACGCTCTTTGGCATTGGCCGCCATTACTGCTTTTTCTGCTTCCACTTCATGTAGGCGCTTTTCGAGATCAGCTTTTTCTTGTCTTAGCCAAGCAATGATGGCAGCAAGGTCTTCTACGGGAGCGGGTACATAAGGTTCCACTTCCACATGAATGACGGGAGGAGTGATCCTTGGAACTATAGGAGTATCAGATGGATATGGTATGCCATACTCAACCactcgatcataaacccattTAAAATAAAGATCTGAAGGGATGTGATTCCTCAATCCTAATTCTCTTACCCCTACTTTCTTCACCTTGGACCAAGCTTTGATGAACAGCTTCTTTTTTCCAGTAGGGTCTGAATCATAATCAAAAttttccgcactaagatatatggaacgAGGCTTGTCTTTTAGAGCGAAACCAAATTGATGTCGAGCCACAATAGGATTATAAGTTATCCCCCCTcgagtaccaagaagaggtacattcgggaaatctccacaactatcaaacaaATAAGATCCTTCAAACTCTTTTTGACTCCAAATAACATCGTCGTAAGAAAGCCTTATGATTCTTTGAGCCCAAGTccaaccttcttcattctttattgtagaacgggataagtgcgaaataaaccacttatgcaataaAGGTGCGCATCCAAGAATATAACCTTTGCCTCTAGATGATCGATGATGGATGGAATGCAACAAGTCACCCAATAAAGTAGGAACCGGATTGTTACTAATGAAGATCTTAAGGGCAATCACATCCACAATTTTGTCATAACAAGGGAACAACACTTGCCCATAGATTAGGCAGGCGAGGACTTTTTCAAGAGCATCCATACTTGCACCATTAATTAAGATGTCAGTATGACTATATTCTCCTTTATTCACCCAAGCCTTTTTTATTTCTGATCGAGGCAAATGCAACGCAGCAGCAACATCTTCCAACTTAGGAGTTTCTTCTTCACCAGTGTAAGGCATCTGATCAAGTATCGGTAATCCTAAAATGGACGAGAATTTCTCCAGTGTGGGAACCAGCTGGAAGTCCCTATAAGTAAAGCAATGCAGTAAAGGATCATAAAACCGGATCATGGTGTTGAGGAGcgcttcatccactttggttcgtaCCAAGCTGATTAACTTGTTAAGAGACTCGGAAAGCACGAGAGTACCAGAAACGTTGTCACAAAGCATCTTTAAAGGTGTAGGCACTCCCTTGAAACTAAGGCAAAAAGGCTTACGAATTTTGATTCCcattacctacaaaacaaattatggttaacaatccTTTAATCCCTTGAAAGGGGTTAGTCATGCCATGTATGGATGATGCATGCATGTATGATGCACATACACAAATAagtcacacaaatcacacaatttccttaggcttggcttgcatggaTTTTGACCgggtgagatacccttcccacaTGTACTTTTATGGATAGAGAGATTTCAACAACGGGTTTTACCAAGTGACtaagaattgtcagccccctctaaagcaccctcgaacatggtacatacataccacgcaatgatactttaggaagaaacctatctgagctgtagtatcgggtagcgaccataacttggcatgcaccaagaatagccccccccccccccactatgttcctaaaagtcaagatgggttaaaggtgactaaaggtccttgagctccgacgcacccaaagatacatgcataaacctctctcatgcaaaagaggtactcaataaccagtggaggtctaactcaagcgcgaacttcattttgaccaataccaagcatgcacaagggaggtctccatgactatgccgctcctaacttaagtgttcttgaatccgggtgtaggattcgtccttcatttatttcccaaaacagccctgaaaaataaaacaagcaaaacaaaaaatagaaaccatttaagtgaatcctaagcttttaaggtaacacctcttttataagaaaattgtccccagcagagtcgccagttctgtaatacggtgaattgactttattgaaatgtgcggatagcaagagtcgccaccgacttttattttatccaataagaaagggtaaaagaacagaaaaaaccttttttaaaagaaactgagttcggggggtaatttatacaaagggaaggtgtaaagcaccttttgcatccatggttttccatgggctcttaattgctttgctctttagttttgaagccaaaagttcagaaatgtagaagaagaagaaataaggactttagctcgtaaatgagcgtagccttattgaaggtttatgaaacagtgtaagaaaaagatttaagccagagcaaagcaattaggggcaaattacctggttagatgaaaaatgttcttttagcctttcagggctatccataccataggaggataaggaagtcctttcatttggaggttgaagggtcgtcgaattatcgttcgccataagactgtcccatgccatagaggggcaggtagtctaagggaaggatcagaatagcctttcgtttaggcaaccagaggatacctcagcacttcgtaggcaacatcgagggactagatcatattggcgaatcgaaggcatcatcattagggacttatgatctttgaatgaaccgagggcatcattgctgaggtatcctcgtattcgagggacttggctattctgcattaaaaacacaaggcaacaggcaaaaggcaacaagaggggtaccataaaaggtgtgtgggtgcaacaatcacgtgatcagattcagttatattatcttgtaattaggtgattctaattcagttcagggttatcactccctaggattactaaccacacaataatataatatgacagatttaagtgccttcaaggccacccAATACAACCTCGGAGCAGATACAAAAATATTATGGGAATGGGGAAAAGAGAAATAACAGAACCAACAGTGCAATAGatctgacacaagtaataattaaagaaagaaaaaataaatcaggttaggttttagggttaccgactagtcgagctttgacggttggctaaccctgaaaattggggaaaagaaatataaacacaaaaagggtgagtgtatggcgaGCTCATTGATCAggcaaaataaataattgaaattaaaaggcaaaaataattatttaaaattaaaggcaaaaataaatattaaattaaaaggcaaaagtaAATGTAAAAAGAAATAGAATCAGGGACTTaactttgatctgatatggttcgtagtcgggggaaatcctggtgctaaccctgaaaaatttcGATCCTGTGTGGCTGGCGTGTGTGGACCATGATAGAcctgcatgatctggcgcgttggatgtgTTGGGCAGATGATCTGAAGGCCAGAATAGTGAAGGAACATGGTAAGCTGTAAGTCTTAACGCGTTGGATCATTGGGTTTCAAAAATTCCAGCGCGCGCGTGAATTGGCCAATGGGGAGGCGACGCGTCATCGTCTTCTTCGTCCCTCCGTCGTGTTAGCTCTGCAACACACTTTTACCAACGGACACATCCATGGCTACAGCCCTGTTCATACGAATACCTCTAAAACGCCATGGAAATTTTTCGCGAGGCCATGGATTGAATCGTCCAGACCTTACAAACCTGGTTATGGCCCTAATTTAAGCCAATTGTTCCTGCAAGCAAAAGCCCTAAATAGAAtccaaaaaccctaacaatggcatatagTGATACACAAGCGCAAACAATCAATTAAGCATCCAGAAACGTTCAACAAACCATGATAAACAATATTATGCATTCAATTCATGTTTATGCCTCATGAAATATGGTAATCGAAACAATTTGAAAGTAGTGCAAACCGTGATGAATTGGATGCGATTCTGGGTGTTTCAAGCTTCGTTTGTGATTGAGAAACACTCAGTGATGTTCCAGGAATGTATTAGTACCTTCAAAACTCTTTGAATTCGCCTCAATTGCCAAGAACAAATTTGATTTTTCCTTCAATTTTTGCACTCGGGTTTGGGGCTCTTGAGGGCAGAAAATTGTAACCCTTGCACTCTGAATCTCTTTGACACTTATAGGAGATGGATTAGGGTTGATAAAACCAGAACAAATCTCACTAAATCAATcaatggaaatttgattgaaatatggtTTTTAATGTTTCCAATTATGGCCAAATTTCAATCTCTTTTTACCAATCTCCTTATGCACGAAATTTGTATCATATAAAGTGTAATTTGATGATTGAATGTGATTGGAACtaagaaaaaatcaaatattttcaattctttttccaaatattgattaaatccatgattttaatgaaagaaaattcatataaaaatcaaattttaatcatattttcgtGGCTTATGGTTTGTGGGATCTTAATACCATAAGGAAGGAGATTGGATCTTAAAAACATGGGACCTTTTGTAAAAATATCCATTTTGAatcctttttcttcacatttctTCCTTcaaaatggtccaactttgacaaggcctatctccctcaatttttgaggtatggaagagttctaggactttttagaaaccttaaagagtcctctaaccagggTTTttagtctcatgtcaaaataattttccatgtttcttgtgtgttcttttgaaaaaaatgacttttggttgacttttgaaaaggacatataatgttttgatccatatctctcaaatgaagcatttttagacttggcttgtgagggacaaaattgtagagaattcaatttccttcgaagtgagatttggatggaaaatttctgatgttccatgtggaagttatggctggtcaaagttcagttgactttctccgatgaaaaccctaatttagaaacttttgaaattgttgatttctgatctttccttgatgaaccatgatcaattcttgatcaaatggtgaatggtacttcaatataaggatgttaacAAAAAATATGgagtttgttagaacaagatttgttctgatcaatattcttagttttgatgataacaaggatatgaattttgtgtgagataatgtggtactctaatacactgcaatttccctttcaggaaatatataaagagtatgcacaaatcagggctcagaagctttgtctcagaaggttcagcatgcaacatcagaacatggtctggcaagacatcagaagatggtcaaggcagaatcagaacatgggtctatggaagcatcagaagaacttgagatcagaagcagaagcactgaagttctcatggtatcacggtcagaagcacttcaaggtcagaagacaagaagatgctatgcaccaagctgtttgactctgatgatattcaaacattgtatacacaaacatcagatcagaagaaagtacaggtggcaggctacgctgactgacaaaaggaatgttgaaagctattaaaggcaacgtcagtagacacagctgttgcaccccaaaatttgcccatctaattatttttaattggcttacatatctcattcatttacatcttaggtcatcaataaaatcatgcatcattaaatCAATAAAGCCGTCTTGGGCTCAAGGATCTTGGAGATTGGGGTTTCTACTTCATTCAAGTGTGAGTAAGTAAATGTTACCTCAAGTGTTGGATCAACCTGAATGTGTGGAATTTGTCATTTGGATCCAAAcaataatttgaaaataattcATTCAAAGTTCAAGTTTCAACTACATTCGATGTTTAAGATGAACTCCATTTGCAAAGTTCATTCAAATGACTACCATGATTCATTACAAGTCTCTTTTAAGATTTATTACAAGCTTATGAAAGTGGACATCATTTGCCAATCATACATCAAAGTTCCAAGCTTACAAAGTCAGATTGATTGCAATAGTTCTAACTTATTATAAAGACATTGCAAACCGCAAAGGAAAAGTTAcatcaattcaaaccaaaaaGGAACTTGCTACATATCAAATGGCATCTATTATTCGAATTCCCAAAAAGTACAAGAGTCCATCTCAGCTTCAAGAGTTTATCATATCACATTCCATAAGTTTAAACTCAATATCAAAAGGCCATTACAATTATACTTCGAGAAAAATCCGTTCGTTTATTACACATCGTTCATTATAAATCTACACCAAAAATAGTCCATAATCCAAAGAATGCCATACAGTTCATATTAGCTccataaaaaaacaacaaaacaggGAAGGCCAAAATCTAAAATTCAATGCTTCAAGCTCTTCATCCATACTCAATCAGTGTGCAAGCTTTTAAATCCTCCAGTTGAAGCCTTCGGCGCTGCTGCTTTAGCACTTCACTTTACCAAGGCCATGGCGTCGTCATCAGTGTACGACACGAGTCTCGCAGGAGAATGGAACGAAACAATGTCAAGCATATTAGAATGGTTGGCACCGCTTGCTCATAACATGATAAGATGGCAAACTGAGAGTAGTTTTGAGCAACAAAGCTTTATTTCGCGAACGAATGTGCTGCTGGTTCAAGCGCTTTAATTTGCGAATCAAGAAAAGACAGAAGAAATAATCACTGTGCTTCAAAAGAACTCTGCTGAACAATCAGCCCCTGCAAATATCAAAACAATCCACCATCATGGCAACCATATCATGCAGTATACATACACACATTAACCAGAGAAGAAGATACCTATAACTTCTAACCAAACTTCTAAACTAACATCAACAGGACCATAACCACATAAAGCAAATAGGTCCCTGCACAGATCCATTCAAGCCAAGCCATGCTTTAATTTCATTTTGCAACCAGCCTCCTACTAACTGTTTCTAACCATTCAACCTAACCGATTCAGTTATGACATTCAACAGGTATCTAATTCTCTAACCATATCATAACTAACTTCTCAAACTCTCTAACCAACTAACCTATCCTAACTGCCATAACAGAAAATCAGTTTCATAACTACCAGAATTACCAACTGAACCCTAACAGAGAAATCAGAGAAACTCACCTATATAACTAGAACTCCTTCTTCAGAAATCGGTTCACACAAGTTCATCCACCATCTTTCCACAAATCATCATAGACACTTCATTCATCTTCATGATTCTTCACAATTCTCTCTTCAATCTCCATCCTTCAACTCCCTCTGCGAACTCATTATCACGTTCATCATCAACCTACTTCACAACCTTCAACCAATCTCgctcaatcatcatcttcacccaaCTCTGCACCTCAATCACGAATCTGCAAAGCACGTATtcatccaagcttcaacctttgaCATGCTCCAGGTGCATCGTCA
The Vicia villosa cultivar HV-30 ecotype Madison, WI linkage group LG6, Vvil1.0, whole genome shotgun sequence genome window above contains:
- the LOC131613567 gene encoding uncharacterized protein LOC131613567 — translated: MGIKIRKPFCLSFKGVPTPLKMLCDNVSGTLVLSESLNKLISLVRTKVDEALLNTMIRFYDPLLHCFTYRDFQLVPTLEKFSSILGLPILDQMPYTGEEETPKLEDVAAALHLPRSEIKKAWVNKGEYSHTDILINGASMDALEKVLACLIYGQVLFPCYDKIVDVIALKIFISNNPVPTLLGDLLHSIHHRSSRGKGWTWAQRIIRLSYDDVIWSQKEFEGSYLFDSCGDFPNVPLLGTRGGITYNPIVARHQFGFALKDKPRSIYLSAENFDYDSDPTGKKKLFIKAWSKVKKVGVRELGLRNHIPSDLYFKWVYDRVVEYGIPYPSDTPIVPRITPPVIHVEVEPYVPAPVEDLAAIIAWLRQEKADLEKRLHEVEAEKAVMAANAKERDSMLDYFSRKWKIDDFVSPDQIQSWEQEIDRLVQERNEMIKAHKEEIRSLNRKLRLGD